From Streptomyces sp. TLI_053, a single genomic window includes:
- a CDS encoding VOC family protein, producing MGSDATTAEVRCVAAVPCWVSLMARDLDTVRAFYGPLLGWEFEPGPDRFGPYEHAVVGGEAVAGVGVAGGGWDMPVAWTSYFGTESADAAADAVRERGATLAVGPLSFDGDRLALAADPAGAVFGIWEGPPGRARRLDLLGAPVWIELRTPDPFAAALFYGEVFRWDGRDPERFEVRWEHDRVVLRAEGHSVAALAREQAGGPTGLTPHWEVSFSVPDTDEALVRAERLGGSVLGPAFDSPYGRVARLRDPEGGRFAVISAKP from the coding sequence ATGGGCAGCGATGCGACGACGGCCGAGGTGCGCTGCGTGGCGGCCGTCCCGTGCTGGGTGAGCCTGATGGCCCGCGACCTCGACACCGTCCGGGCCTTCTACGGGCCCTTGCTGGGCTGGGAGTTCGAGCCGGGACCGGACCGCTTCGGCCCGTACGAGCACGCGGTGGTCGGCGGCGAGGCGGTGGCCGGGGTCGGGGTGGCGGGCGGCGGGTGGGACATGCCGGTCGCCTGGACCAGTTACTTCGGTACCGAGAGCGCCGACGCGGCCGCCGACGCGGTGCGCGAGCGCGGGGCGACCCTCGCGGTCGGTCCGCTGTCCTTCGACGGCGACCGGCTGGCGTTGGCGGCCGACCCGGCGGGTGCGGTGTTCGGGATCTGGGAGGGCCCGCCCGGCCGGGCGCGGCGGCTGGACCTGCTGGGCGCGCCGGTCTGGATCGAGCTGCGCACCCCGGACCCGTTCGCGGCGGCGCTGTTCTACGGCGAGGTGTTCCGCTGGGACGGCCGCGACCCGGAGCGGTTCGAGGTCCGCTGGGAGCACGACCGGGTGGTGCTGCGGGCGGAGGGACACAGTGTCGCCGCGCTGGCCCGGGAGCAGGCGGGCGGGCCGACGGGGCTGACCCCGCACTGGGAGGTCTCCTTCTCCGTGCCTGACACCGACGAGGCGCTGGTCCGGGCGGAGCGGCTCGGCGGCAGCGTGCTCGGCCCGGCCTTCGACTCGCCGTACGGGCGGGTGGCCCGGCTGCGGGACCCGGAGGGCGGCCGCTTCGCGGTGATCAGCGCCAAGCCCTGA
- a CDS encoding hemerythrin domain-containing protein gives MSRRPDILGEFTAEHRAVEDLLVRIEAGLAEDRAPGALLDQLTDLLLSHCAAEEEHLFPLVQHDVPDGGAVVFRCIHDHLAIGQYLADLQALPSGDPALGILLSGLTEVLRRHLATEEKQLFTAARKALPAAERAALGERLRAERAEIAGAGP, from the coding sequence ATGAGCCGCAGGCCGGACATCCTGGGTGAGTTCACCGCGGAGCACCGCGCGGTGGAGGATCTGCTCGTACGGATCGAGGCCGGCCTGGCCGAGGACCGGGCGCCGGGAGCATTGCTGGACCAGCTCACCGACCTGCTGCTCAGCCACTGCGCGGCCGAGGAGGAACACCTCTTCCCGCTCGTCCAGCACGATGTGCCGGACGGTGGCGCGGTGGTGTTCCGGTGCATCCACGACCACCTCGCGATCGGCCAGTACCTCGCCGACCTCCAGGCCCTGCCCTCCGGCGACCCGGCGCTGGGCATCCTGCTGAGCGGGCTCACCGAGGTGCTGCGGCGGCACCTGGCGACCGAGGAGAAACAGCTCTTCACCGCTGCCCGCAAGGCCCTGCCGGCCGCCGAGCGGGCCGCGCTCGGCGAACGGCTGCGGGCCGAGCGGGCGGAGATCGCCGGGGCCGGGCCGTAG
- a CDS encoding TIGR03086 family metal-binding protein has product MAHRKEHRRPADRGTPHAEALAAFTERIRLVTPGQWDAPTPCTDWSVRDLVNHLTGEQLWVPELLMGATISEVGGRFDGDVLGDDPVAAWTAAAEAAREAFAVPGATELTVHLSFGDVPGQYYLDQLTTDAVVHSWDLAEGIGRDTRLPEDLVDFALAEFAGYGDLSGSGLFDPPLPVAPDAGPQTRLLALAGRRDRP; this is encoded by the coding sequence ATGGCACATCGCAAGGAACACCGACGGCCGGCCGACCGGGGCACCCCGCACGCCGAGGCCCTCGCAGCCTTCACCGAACGGATCCGGCTGGTCACCCCCGGCCAGTGGGACGCGCCCACCCCCTGCACCGACTGGAGTGTCCGCGATCTGGTCAACCACCTCACCGGCGAGCAGCTCTGGGTGCCCGAGCTGCTGATGGGCGCGACGATCTCCGAGGTCGGCGGCCGCTTCGACGGCGACGTCCTCGGTGACGACCCGGTCGCCGCCTGGACGGCCGCCGCCGAAGCCGCCCGCGAGGCCTTCGCCGTCCCCGGCGCCACCGAGCTCACCGTGCACCTCTCCTTCGGCGACGTCCCCGGCCAGTACTACCTGGACCAGCTCACCACCGACGCCGTCGTCCACAGCTGGGACCTCGCCGAGGGCATCGGCCGGGACACCCGGCTCCCGGAGGACCTGGTCGACTTCGCGCTCGCCGAGTTCGCCGGCTACGGGGACCTCTCCGGCAGCGGACTGTTCGACCCGCCGCTCCCGGTGGCCCCGGACGCCGGGCCGCAGACCCGGCTGCTGGCCCTCGCCGGGCGGCGGGACCGCCCCTGA
- a CDS encoding DoxX family protein, translating to MPSSSPSTTAATTPLAAAGSDPGSAITSPHAYDVGLLLLRVALGLTMAAHGSQKLFGWFGGGGIDGTGKFFEAKGYPAAKFMAVVAGLTEAGGGLALAVGLLTPLAAAAILGTMLNALAVTWSSTFFAAKGGSEYELLLIAAAAALALTGPGRYAADRYLPVVRAHRLSYGAAAVVLALVTAGAVLLARN from the coding sequence ATGCCGAGCAGCAGCCCGAGCACGACCGCCGCCACCACCCCCCTTGCCGCAGCCGGGTCGGACCCCGGCTCGGCGATCACCTCCCCGCACGCCTACGACGTCGGCCTCCTGCTGCTGCGGGTGGCACTCGGCCTGACCATGGCCGCGCACGGCAGCCAGAAGCTGTTCGGCTGGTTCGGCGGCGGCGGCATCGACGGCACCGGAAAGTTCTTCGAGGCGAAGGGCTACCCGGCGGCGAAGTTCATGGCCGTCGTGGCCGGCCTCACCGAGGCCGGCGGCGGACTGGCGCTGGCCGTCGGCCTGCTGACCCCGCTGGCCGCCGCCGCGATCCTCGGCACCATGCTCAACGCCCTGGCCGTCACCTGGAGCAGCACCTTCTTCGCCGCCAAGGGCGGCAGCGAGTACGAACTCCTGCTGATCGCGGCCGCGGCGGCGCTCGCCCTGACCGGGCCCGGCCGCTACGCCGCGGACCGCTACCTGCCGGTGGTGCGCGCGCACCGGCTGAGCTACGGCGCGGCCGCCGTGGTGCTCGCCCTGGTCACCGCGGGCGCCGTGCTCCTGGCCCGCAACTGA